A genomic segment from Pseudomonadota bacterium encodes:
- a CDS encoding DUF2569 family protein yields MNNEDIKYKGVKGWLLLLCINLTILDPFAMLFNLVSITHLTKPNFDTSPPLLHLVLIGGACSLALMVFSVYAGISLWKVLPNAVSTVKKYFFAVFFYSLFSTLLPSLVGLPEKVQADFAANTALNSLITVSYVAAWYVYLSRSRRVKTTYESAKSAK; encoded by the coding sequence ATGAATAACGAAGACATTAAATATAAAGGTGTAAAGGGCTGGCTTTTGCTTTTGTGCATTAATCTTACAATTCTTGACCCGTTTGCCATGCTCTTTAACCTTGTTTCAATAACGCATCTCACAAAACCCAACTTTGACACTTCCCCGCCGCTTTTACATCTGGTTCTCATCGGCGGGGCGTGCAGTCTCGCCTTGATGGTTTTCAGTGTCTATGCAGGGATATCGCTCTGGAAAGTACTCCCCAATGCAGTATCTACTGTGAAAAAATATTTCTTTGCCGTCTTTTTTTATTCCTTATTTTCTACGTTGCTTCCTTCTCTGGTAGGCCTGCCGGAAAAGGTACAGGCTGACTTTGCAGCAAATACTGCGCTCAATAGCCTTATCACGGTATCGTATGTTGCAGCATGGTATGTCTATTTAAGCAGGTCCAGGCGGGTAAAGACCACATATGAATCAGCAAAGAGCGCAAAATGA